The Mucilaginibacter mallensis genome has a segment encoding these proteins:
- the fabG gene encoding 3-oxoacyl-[acyl-carrier-protein] reductase: MKLLEGKIALITGASKGIGRKIAEKFAEHGADVAFTYLSSVEKGQALEQELQKFGTKVKGYRSDASKFDEAEKLITDIVADFGTLHIVVNNAGITKDGLLMRMTEENWDEVLDVNLKSVFNVTKAASKIMMKNRNGVFINMSSVVGVQGNAGQANYAASKAGIIGFSKSIAKELGSRNIRANVIAPGFIRTEMTEVLDSKVVEGWAQAIPLKRAGETEDVANACVFLASDMATYITGQVIPVDGGML; encoded by the coding sequence ATGAAATTATTAGAAGGAAAGATCGCGCTGATCACAGGCGCGTCAAAAGGCATAGGCCGCAAAATAGCTGAAAAATTTGCAGAACATGGCGCTGATGTTGCATTTACCTATTTATCTTCTGTTGAAAAAGGACAGGCTTTAGAGCAGGAACTGCAAAAATTTGGAACTAAAGTAAAAGGCTATCGCTCCGATGCTTCTAAATTTGATGAAGCCGAAAAACTCATTACCGATATTGTTGCCGATTTCGGCACTCTGCATATCGTAGTTAACAACGCCGGTATCACTAAGGACGGTTTGCTTATGCGCATGACCGAAGAGAACTGGGACGAGGTATTGGATGTGAACCTGAAATCAGTATTCAACGTAACCAAAGCGGCATCAAAAATTATGATGAAGAACCGTAATGGTGTGTTCATTAACATGAGCTCGGTAGTAGGTGTACAGGGTAATGCAGGGCAGGCCAATTACGCGGCATCAAAGGCTGGTATTATTGGTTTCTCAAAATCTATAGCTAAAGAATTAGGCTCACGTAACATACGCGCAAACGTAATTGCACCGGGCTTTATTCGTACCGAAATGACTGAAGTGCTCGACTCTAAAGTTGTTGAAGGCTGGGCACAGGCCATCCCGCTTAAACGCGCCGGCGAAACTGAAGATGTGGCTAATGCCTGCGTTTTCCTGGCATCAGATATGGCAACTTACATTACAGGACAGGTAATTCCTGTTGATGGCGGGATGTTATAG
- a CDS encoding vWA domain-containing protein: MLFLFSITWGAVSGWWALACLLLGVLYAWLMYRQPINLANKFRYVLSVVRALTVAIIALLLLAPMLKSVGYKSEKPLVLILQDNSESIKLFNPKGSQSYNVYNLAIDLDKVKSTLGDNYEVHEFNFDKTLHNGLSTKFNGKQTDISAALKQVNEQYVNQNIGAIVLATDGLYNQGSDPQYEARNFKTAIYTVALGDTTPKHDLLIANVNYNKTAFLGNDFEIEVLAEAYQSKGETMRLSVTEDGKQVAAQNIPVNSAAFQKLVPLKLNADRKGVRKFNISIAPVSNELSTQNNSETIYVDVLDAKQKVLLVYNGPHPDVSVIKKGIESNRNFEVKTTLLSDLSTLKIGDYSLVILYQLTPGNSGLLQSLAKTKMPVWYMLGGQSDLQDFNNQQQAIKISSGRAEMQEVFAQPVPEFSAFTLTDSTRQKISTFPPLMAPFGSYTSSPTNQILLKQKIGNVLTTYPLLSFSDEAGRRTGILTGEGLWRWQLAEYKANSNHHAVEELLSQSVQYLTANANRQQFRVYPAKNVFDEGENVILNAELYNDAFELINTPDVKIDLKSVDGKNYSFLFTRSGQSYQLDAGALPVGEYTYSATTKVGPRSFTANGQLTVKALNLETRQSAANHQLLNNIAKQSGGQMLLPSQINRLADLIRKNDNIKTVVYQDKHYSDMIDVKWIFIVILALLSTEWFIRKREGEI; the protein is encoded by the coding sequence ATGCTGTTTTTATTTTCAATAACATGGGGAGCGGTTTCGGGATGGTGGGCATTGGCCTGCTTGTTGCTTGGCGTTTTGTATGCCTGGCTCATGTATCGGCAGCCGATAAACCTGGCCAATAAATTCAGGTATGTATTATCAGTTGTACGGGCTTTAACGGTAGCTATCATAGCACTGCTTTTGCTGGCGCCGATGTTAAAGTCGGTAGGTTATAAGTCTGAAAAACCGCTGGTTTTAATTTTGCAGGATAATTCGGAATCCATAAAATTATTCAACCCAAAGGGCTCGCAGTCATATAACGTATACAATCTCGCAATTGATTTAGACAAGGTTAAATCCACTCTCGGCGATAACTACGAAGTACACGAATTCAATTTCGATAAAACGCTTCATAACGGGTTATCTACTAAATTCAATGGCAAGCAAACCGATATATCCGCCGCACTTAAGCAAGTGAATGAGCAGTACGTAAACCAAAATATCGGTGCAATAGTATTGGCAACCGATGGCCTCTACAACCAGGGCAGCGATCCGCAATATGAGGCGCGTAATTTTAAAACTGCTATCTATACGGTTGCATTGGGCGATACTACGCCTAAACACGATCTGCTGATAGCTAACGTAAACTACAACAAAACCGCTTTCTTAGGTAACGACTTTGAGATAGAAGTTTTAGCCGAAGCCTACCAAAGTAAAGGCGAAACCATGCGTTTGTCAGTTACCGAGGATGGTAAACAGGTAGCTGCGCAAAATATCCCGGTAAATTCAGCTGCTTTTCAAAAACTGGTGCCTTTAAAGTTAAATGCTGATAGAAAAGGTGTCCGTAAGTTTAATATCAGTATTGCACCTGTTAGTAATGAGCTATCGACCCAAAACAACAGCGAGACTATTTATGTAGATGTACTGGATGCCAAACAGAAAGTATTGCTGGTTTATAACGGCCCGCATCCTGATGTAAGTGTGATAAAAAAAGGCATTGAAAGCAACCGTAACTTTGAGGTGAAAACAACGTTATTATCCGATCTATCAACCTTAAAGATCGGCGATTATAGTTTAGTTATTCTTTACCAGTTAACACCCGGTAATTCTGGCTTGTTGCAAAGTCTGGCAAAAACAAAAATGCCGGTTTGGTATATGCTGGGCGGGCAATCGGATCTGCAGGATTTTAACAATCAGCAACAGGCTATTAAAATAAGCAGTGGCAGGGCCGAAATGCAGGAGGTATTCGCGCAGCCGGTGCCAGAGTTTTCGGCTTTTACACTCACCGATTCAACCCGACAAAAGATAAGTACCTTTCCGCCATTGATGGCGCCTTTTGGCAGCTATACATCATCGCCGACTAACCAGATCTTACTCAAACAAAAGATAGGCAACGTTTTAACCACCTATCCGCTGTTGTCATTCAGCGATGAAGCAGGCAGGCGCACAGGTATCCTTACAGGCGAAGGCCTGTGGCGCTGGCAACTGGCCGAATATAAAGCTAATAGCAATCATCATGCTGTGGAAGAACTATTAAGCCAAAGTGTGCAATACCTTACCGCTAATGCAAACCGGCAGCAATTCAGGGTTTATCCGGCTAAAAACGTGTTTGATGAAGGCGAAAATGTGATCCTGAATGCAGAGTTATACAATGACGCATTCGAACTGATTAATACGCCAGATGTTAAGATCGACCTGAAAAGTGTTGATGGTAAAAACTATAGCTTCCTGTTCACCCGGAGCGGGCAAAGCTACCAGCTGGATGCTGGCGCATTGCCGGTAGGGGAGTATACCTATTCTGCCACAACAAAAGTGGGACCCCGTTCATTTACCGCAAACGGACAACTAACCGTAAAAGCCCTGAACCTTGAAACACGCCAAAGTGCTGCCAATCACCAGTTGTTAAACAACATCGCCAAACAATCCGGCGGACAAATGCTATTGCCGTCACAAATAAACCGGCTGGCCGATCTGATCCGCAAAAATGATAACATTAAAACCGTTGTTTACCAGGATAAACATTATAGCGATATGATAGATGTGAAATGGATTTTTATCGTAATTCTTGCCTTGTTAAGTACTGAATGGTTTATAAGAAAACGCGAAGGAGAGATTTAA
- a CDS encoding PfkB family carbohydrate kinase, whose translation MSLVVIGTVAFDAIETPFGKMDKIVGGAATYASLAASYFYDEVKIVAVVGDDFPQSEIEDFHNHNISTEGLQVKEGEKSFFWSGKYHNDMNSRDTLITELNVLADFDPIIPESYQDCEYLMLGNLTPQVQQTVIKRLKNRPKLIVMDTMNFWMDIAMDDLLETIKLVDVLTINDAEARQLSGEFSLVKAARKILQMGPKYLIIKKGEHGALLFSDDLVFSAPALPLADVFDPTGAGDTFAGGFIGYLANVGTINFNNMKNAIIFGSALASFCVEKFGTEKIRNLSQEEIAARVNEFVTLSQFAIIA comes from the coding sequence ATGAGTTTAGTTGTTATTGGTACCGTAGCATTTGATGCTATTGAAACACCCTTTGGTAAAATGGATAAAATTGTTGGTGGCGCTGCCACTTATGCCAGCTTAGCCGCATCATATTTTTATGATGAGGTTAAAATTGTAGCCGTTGTAGGCGATGATTTTCCGCAAAGCGAGATTGAGGATTTTCATAATCACAATATCAGCACCGAAGGCTTGCAAGTAAAAGAAGGCGAAAAATCTTTCTTTTGGTCGGGCAAATACCATAACGATATGAACAGTCGTGATACGCTGATAACCGAACTGAACGTATTGGCTGATTTTGACCCTATCATACCTGAAAGCTACCAGGATTGCGAATACCTGATGCTGGGTAACCTTACCCCGCAGGTACAGCAAACCGTTATTAAACGCCTTAAAAACCGCCCTAAGCTTATTGTAATGGACACCATGAACTTTTGGATGGACATTGCCATGGACGACCTGCTAGAAACCATAAAGCTTGTTGATGTATTAACCATTAATGATGCAGAGGCACGCCAATTGTCAGGCGAATTTTCATTGGTAAAGGCCGCCCGTAAAATATTACAGATGGGCCCTAAATACCTCATCATTAAAAAAGGTGAACATGGCGCATTGCTGTTTAGTGATGATCTGGTATTCTCAGCACCGGCATTGCCATTGGCTGATGTGTTCGACCCAACCGGCGCAGGTGATACCTTTGCAGGCGGTTTCATTGGCTATCTAGCCAATGTGGGCACCATTAACTTCAACAACATGAAAAACGCTATCATATTCGGCTCGGCGCTGGCATCATTCTGTGTGGAGAAATTTGGTACCGAAAAGATCAGAAACCTTTCACAGGAAGAAATTGCAGCAAGGGTAAATGAGTTTGTTACCTTATCGCAGTTTGCCATTATAGCGTAA
- a CDS encoding lycopene cyclase domain-containing protein: MKFTYLLINFFTLLFPVALSFDKRVQFHKSWKFIWPGMAITGLVFLFWDVLFTLKGVWSFNSSYVTGPAVLGLPIEEILFFLTVPFACIFIYACLNYYVKREMEMRLTRVISNLIIIFSILILIFYHHRMYTRVAFTLVAFLVILFQFIYKVRWLSRFYVTYAVALIPFYIINGILTGLPVVIYNNTEMLGRRIGTIPIEDHFYMMALLLMNIGFFEYFRKRAIKVHYDKFAGVH, encoded by the coding sequence ATGAAGTTTACCTATTTACTGATTAATTTCTTTACACTACTTTTTCCAGTTGCTTTATCATTCGATAAGCGGGTACAATTTCACAAAAGCTGGAAATTCATCTGGCCGGGTATGGCCATTACGGGCCTCGTTTTCTTATTCTGGGATGTGCTTTTTACACTCAAAGGTGTATGGAGCTTCAATAGCAGTTATGTAACAGGTCCGGCTGTTTTAGGCCTGCCCATTGAAGAGATCCTATTCTTTTTAACCGTACCGTTTGCCTGTATATTCATTTACGCCTGCTTAAATTATTATGTAAAGCGGGAAATGGAAATGCGCCTTACCCGCGTCATATCAAACCTGATCATTATATTCTCTATACTGATACTTATATTTTATCATCATCGCATGTATACCAGGGTTGCTTTTACGTTGGTTGCTTTTTTGGTGATATTATTCCAGTTTATTTATAAGGTGCGCTGGCTTAGCCGTTTTTATGTAACGTATGCGGTAGCGCTTATACCGTTTTATATTATTAATGGAATACTTACCGGTTTGCCTGTGGTTATATACAATAACACTGAAATGTTAGGCAGGCGTATAGGTACAATACCTATTGAGGATCATTTTTATATGATGGCGCTGTTGCTCATGAACATTGGTTTTTTTGAGTATTTTAGAAAGAGGGCTATAAAAGTACATTATGACAAATTTGCCGGAGTACACTAA
- a CDS encoding DUF4136 domain-containing protein: MKRSIYLGLLFLILSGLSACTSYNYYTAGLNKTNMSGYRTFAWIPAGTAKVNNVVSLNSTADANIKDATTLALQSKGLSLQQKQPDLLVSYTTTVGRGSRTTYYTNYGFYGPYAGWGLGWGGYYGWRGGFGGYYGGWGYGYRPYYYAFGAPFAYSGGITYADQEHYKEGTLIIDLIDRRTRKVVWRGFGVGEVHSDPKKNVDDLPKVVDGILKQLQTAPPSNGNYMYHTMSS; encoded by the coding sequence ATGAAAAGATCGATCTATTTAGGGCTGTTATTTTTAATCCTGTCGGGATTATCAGCCTGTACCAGTTACAACTACTACACCGCCGGCCTTAACAAAACAAATATGAGCGGTTACCGCACTTTTGCATGGATACCTGCAGGTACCGCAAAGGTTAATAATGTGGTTAGCCTTAACAGCACGGCAGATGCAAATATTAAAGATGCAACAACACTGGCACTGCAAAGCAAAGGTTTAAGCTTGCAGCAAAAACAGCCCGATCTGCTGGTTAGCTATACTACTACTGTTGGCCGAGGGTCAAGAACAACTTATTATACCAATTATGGCTTTTACGGTCCGTATGCCGGTTGGGGATTAGGCTGGGGTGGCTATTATGGTTGGCGCGGTGGTTTTGGTGGTTACTATGGTGGCTGGGGATATGGATACCGTCCGTATTACTATGCTTTCGGAGCTCCGTTCGCATACTCTGGAGGTATAACTTATGCCGATCAGGAACATTATAAAGAAGGTACTTTAATTATAGATCTGATAGATAGAAGAACAAGAAAAGTAGTATGGCGTGGCTTTGGCGTTGGCGAAGTGCATAGCGACCCTAAAAAGAATGTTGACGACCTCCCTAAGGTTGTTGATGGTATACTCAAACAATTACAAACTGCTCCACCAAGCAACGGTAATTATATGTACCATACCATGAGCTCTTAA
- a CDS encoding plasmid mobilization protein, whose translation MEKETQKLRVVNKGGRPKAQIKRDCQLTVMCNIIEKKMIQSNAKRARTNVSIYLRQIGLNGRITAKTLPREVLKFTGTLNHMAANLNQIARKRNKGEDLNTLDRALLNQEVRSLQSVVKEVKNYLA comes from the coding sequence ATGGAGAAGGAAACACAGAAACTAAGAGTGGTAAACAAGGGTGGCCGCCCGAAGGCGCAAATAAAAAGAGATTGCCAATTGACGGTGATGTGTAATATTATCGAGAAAAAGATGATACAGTCCAATGCCAAACGCGCCAGGACAAACGTATCAATTTATCTCCGTCAAATAGGATTAAATGGCCGGATAACGGCGAAGACTTTGCCGAGGGAAGTGTTGAAATTTACCGGCACCTTAAATCACATGGCGGCCAATTTAAATCAAATCGCCAGGAAGCGGAACAAGGGTGAAGATTTAAATACACTTGACAGAGCATTGCTGAACCAGGAAGTCAGAAGCTTGCAGAGTGTAGTAAAAGAGGTTAAGAATTATTTGGCATGA
- a CDS encoding helix-turn-helix domain-containing protein — MKDTLTFDQLPEAVTKMQEKLDIIEQLLLQRQVQSPEQDEIMPVAKAAIFLDLAVPTVYSKVCRKEIPVNKRGKRLYFYRSELTEWIKSGRKKTADEIQEDALKHLTTGSKKSKAF, encoded by the coding sequence ATGAAAGATACACTCACCTTTGACCAGTTACCCGAAGCGGTAACTAAGATGCAAGAAAAGCTGGACATCATAGAACAGCTTTTACTTCAGCGACAAGTACAGTCGCCGGAGCAAGACGAAATTATGCCCGTTGCCAAGGCTGCAATATTTTTAGATCTTGCTGTTCCAACCGTTTACAGTAAAGTATGCCGAAAAGAAATCCCTGTTAATAAGCGCGGGAAACGCCTGTATTTCTATCGTTCGGAACTCACCGAATGGATCAAGTCTGGCCGGAAGAAAACGGCGGATGAAATACAGGAAGATGCGTTAAAGCATCTGACAACCGGAAGTAAAAAATCCAAAGCGTTTTAA
- a CDS encoding relaxase/mobilization nuclease domain-containing protein yields the protein MIGKITTGKSFRGCMSYLHEGRLQENEELQKLEMEKKQSEVIYYNQCFGNKKELIRQFVEVAQLNPNVSKRVFHASISFDLADNGKLSTQDKIDIAQKLAKEFDFADRQYVVITHADTEHEHLHIVANRIGLEGPTGSDSNSYRRMAEYCRRMEQAYKLTKVLSPNKFLKPEQRVAQSQRVDQRKEHLKAHLAKAVKQCKSVKEVKSYMEQKGYQVELGRGIAFTDQQHVRFKGSQVGYSLADIEKKIRQEQTQRQVQQMQAKNQARDQRQAYEQEQPKSLADQLREVISENEQKEQKIYLKREPETHYLSAALATGGELFAGLLQTMPEEEPETPSKKKKKKLGQDQSYHISR from the coding sequence ATGATCGGGAAAATCACTACAGGTAAAAGTTTTCGCGGCTGCATGAGCTACCTGCATGAAGGCCGGTTGCAGGAGAATGAGGAACTGCAAAAGCTGGAAATGGAAAAGAAGCAGTCGGAGGTCATTTACTATAACCAGTGCTTTGGCAACAAGAAAGAATTGATCCGGCAATTTGTAGAGGTAGCGCAATTGAACCCGAATGTCAGCAAGCGGGTGTTCCACGCCAGTATCAGTTTTGACCTGGCCGACAATGGAAAACTCAGCACACAGGACAAGATCGATATCGCTCAGAAGTTGGCCAAAGAGTTTGATTTTGCAGATAGACAATACGTAGTGATTACCCATGCCGATACCGAGCATGAACACCTGCATATTGTTGCCAACCGGATCGGTTTAGAGGGGCCGACCGGGAGCGACAGTAACAGCTATCGGCGCATGGCTGAATATTGCAGACGGATGGAGCAAGCTTACAAATTGACCAAAGTGCTGAGCCCTAACAAATTCCTGAAACCAGAGCAGAGGGTAGCGCAAAGCCAGCGGGTGGATCAGCGCAAGGAACACTTAAAAGCACATTTGGCTAAGGCGGTTAAGCAATGCAAAAGCGTAAAGGAAGTCAAAAGCTATATGGAGCAGAAAGGCTATCAGGTGGAACTTGGGCGAGGTATCGCTTTTACCGATCAGCAGCATGTCAGGTTCAAAGGCAGCCAGGTGGGTTACAGCCTGGCCGACATCGAAAAGAAAATTCGGCAGGAGCAGACACAGCGGCAGGTACAGCAAATGCAGGCTAAAAACCAGGCCCGCGATCAACGTCAAGCGTATGAGCAGGAACAACCCAAAAGTTTGGCCGATCAGTTACGGGAAGTGATTAGCGAGAATGAGCAAAAAGAGCAGAAAATCTATTTGAAGCGGGAACCGGAAACGCATTATTTAAGTGCAGCGCTGGCAACTGGCGGCGAATTGTTTGCTGGCCTGCTTCAAACCATGCCGGAAGAAGAACCGGAAACGCCAAGTAAAAAGAAGAAGAAAAAGTTAGGCCAGGATCAAAGCTACCACATAAGCAGGTAG
- a CDS encoding cytochrome b5 domain-containing protein, whose amino-acid sequence MTNLPEYTKSQLALRNGQDKPEIWVAYKGIIYDVTESRLWRNGKHYEHWAGQDLTDELIDAPHTHEVFEKFKAVAKLK is encoded by the coding sequence ATGACAAATTTGCCGGAGTACACTAAATCGCAACTGGCCCTGCGCAACGGGCAGGATAAGCCCGAAATATGGGTGGCGTATAAGGGTATAATTTACGATGTTACTGAAAGCCGCCTGTGGCGCAATGGCAAGCACTATGAGCACTGGGCAGGGCAGGACCTTACCGATGAGCTCATAGATGCTCCACACACGCATGAAGTTTTTGAAAAATTTAAAGCCGTAGCGAAGCTAAAATAA
- a CDS encoding aldo/keto reductase → MKYRELGNTGEKLSAIGLGCMGMTHAYGDRDDAESIKVLELALDLGINFWDTADIYGPHTNEELISKVLAPNRDKIFIATKFGFLAQKDGERSFDASPAYAKKAVEASLKRLKVDVIDLYYAHRIDPTIPLEEMIGGMADLVKEGKVRYLGLSEASAETLEHACKIHPIAALQSEYSLLTRDAESQIIPACRKLGIGFVPFSPLSRGLFSATLPTDTNEFKADDFRHSIPRFSGEYYENNTKLAADFASIAHDKGCTPAQLALAWVLAQGDDIIPIPGTKKTKYLKENAASVDITLGDTDFKAIETVVKKYPNTGPRYTEAAMSMVNK, encoded by the coding sequence ATGAAATACAGGGAACTTGGCAACACAGGTGAAAAATTATCGGCTATTGGCTTAGGCTGTATGGGTATGACCCACGCCTACGGCGACCGCGATGATGCAGAATCAATAAAAGTACTGGAACTGGCGCTCGACCTGGGCATAAACTTTTGGGATACTGCCGATATTTACGGTCCGCATACCAATGAGGAGCTGATATCAAAAGTATTGGCACCAAACCGCGATAAGATTTTTATAGCCACTAAATTTGGTTTCCTTGCCCAAAAAGATGGTGAACGTAGTTTTGACGCTTCTCCGGCTTATGCTAAAAAGGCTGTTGAGGCAAGTTTAAAACGGCTTAAGGTTGATGTGATCGATCTGTATTACGCGCATCGTATCGACCCAACTATACCACTTGAAGAAATGATAGGCGGCATGGCTGATCTGGTTAAAGAAGGTAAAGTGCGCTATCTTGGCCTTTCCGAAGCATCTGCTGAAACACTGGAACATGCCTGTAAAATTCACCCCATAGCCGCACTGCAAAGCGAATATTCGCTGTTAACCCGTGATGCTGAATCGCAGATCATCCCGGCTTGCCGTAAATTAGGGATCGGTTTTGTGCCATTCAGCCCGCTTTCACGTGGATTATTCAGCGCTACTTTGCCAACGGATACTAATGAGTTTAAGGCCGATGATTTCAGGCACAGTATACCACGTTTTAGCGGTGAGTATTATGAAAACAACACCAAACTGGCCGCAGATTTCGCGAGCATAGCTCACGATAAGGGCTGTACGCCAGCACAATTGGCGCTGGCATGGGTTCTAGCCCAGGGTGATGATATCATCCCTATCCCCGGTACAAAAAAGACAAAATATTTAAAGGAAAATGCAGCCTCGGTAGATATTACTTTGGGTGATACTGATTTTAAAGCAATCGAAACGGTGGTAAAGAAATATCCAAACACCGGCCCCCGATATACTGAGGCCGCGATGAGTATGGTTAATAAATAG
- a CDS encoding phytoene desaturase family protein codes for MDKGKHVIVIGAGFAGLSAACVLAKAGFRVTVLEKNDQPGGRARVWQQDGFKFDMGPSWYWMPDVFENFFALFGKKPQDFYELKRLDPAYRVYFDKDEAVDIPAGIPELETLFESIEPGSSNNLKAFLVQARYKYEVGMGEYVFRPSHTLGEFIDLNLIRKSFSMQLLTSMSKHVRKYFKDPRLIKLLEFPVLFLGAKPQDTPAMYSMMNYADLVLGTWYPMGGMHEIVKAMVKLAEELGVDIQLNTEVTKIDVTDKLVNQIQTSKGIFNADFVIAAADYEHVDQQLIAKPNRNYDRRYWDSRTMSPSALLFYIGINKKLGDIKHHNLFFDEDFEQHAKEIYTAPKWPEKPLFYVCCPSKTDDSVAPEGCENLFFLIPLAPGLEDSETLREQYFNLIVNRFEKTVGESIKHNIVVKRSYAMNDFKADYHSFKGNAYGLANTLGQTAFFKPSMRAKHIKNLLYTGQLTVPGPGVPPALISGQVAAKEAMKYFSE; via the coding sequence ATGGATAAGGGTAAACACGTTATAGTGATCGGCGCGGGTTTCGCCGGATTATCGGCTGCATGTGTGCTGGCAAAAGCGGGTTTTAGGGTTACAGTACTGGAAAAGAATGATCAGCCCGGTGGCCGTGCAAGGGTGTGGCAGCAGGATGGGTTTAAGTTTGATATGGGGCCAAGCTGGTACTGGATGCCCGATGTTTTCGAAAACTTCTTCGCTCTGTTTGGTAAAAAACCGCAGGATTTCTACGAGCTAAAAAGACTCGACCCAGCCTACCGTGTTTATTTTGATAAAGATGAAGCAGTGGACATACCCGCCGGTATACCTGAACTGGAAACACTTTTTGAAAGTATAGAACCCGGCAGCAGCAATAACTTAAAAGCGTTTTTAGTCCAGGCCCGGTACAAATATGAAGTAGGCATGGGTGAATATGTTTTTCGCCCGTCGCACACGCTCGGAGAGTTTATTGATCTTAACCTCATTCGCAAAAGCTTTAGTATGCAATTGCTCACCAGCATGAGCAAACATGTGCGCAAATATTTTAAGGATCCAAGGTTGATAAAACTATTGGAATTTCCAGTACTCTTCCTCGGTGCAAAACCACAGGATACCCCGGCCATGTACAGCATGATGAATTACGCCGACCTGGTTTTGGGCACCTGGTACCCCATGGGTGGTATGCATGAAATTGTAAAAGCAATGGTTAAGCTTGCCGAAGAATTGGGTGTTGATATTCAACTAAATACTGAGGTTACTAAGATCGATGTAACCGATAAACTGGTTAACCAAATTCAAACTAGCAAAGGTATTTTTAATGCTGATTTTGTAATAGCGGCCGCTGATTATGAGCATGTAGATCAACAGCTAATAGCAAAGCCCAACCGCAATTATGATCGTAGATATTGGGATAGCCGCACTATGTCACCGTCGGCACTGTTGTTTTACATCGGCATAAATAAAAAACTGGGCGATATTAAGCACCACAATTTGTTTTTTGATGAGGATTTTGAGCAGCATGCCAAAGAGATCTATACCGCACCCAAATGGCCCGAGAAACCGCTGTTTTATGTTTGCTGTCCATCAAAAACTGATGATAGCGTAGCACCTGAAGGCTGCGAAAACCTATTTTTCCTGATCCCCTTAGCACCCGGACTGGAAGATAGTGAAACCCTGCGCGAACAATATTTTAATCTGATAGTAAATCGCTTTGAAAAAACCGTCGGCGAAAGTATAAAGCACAACATTGTAGTTAAGCGCAGCTATGCAATGAATGATTTTAAAGCCGACTATCACTCCTTTAAAGGCAATGCATATGGGCTAGCGAATACATTAGGCCAAACGGCGTTCTTTAAACCATCCATGCGGGCAAAGCACATTAAAAATTTGTTGTATACCGGACAGTTAACCGTACCCGGGCCGGGTGTGCCACCGGCATTAATATCGGGACAAGTGGCGGCGAAAGAGGCGATGAAGTATTTTAGTGAATAG
- a CDS encoding phytoene/squalene synthase family protein, whose product MNLYNETCFECSKLVTSKYSTSFSTGIKAFDKKFRNPVYAIYGFVRLADEIVDTFHYYDKQQLIKDFRLETFKAIEERISLNPILNSFQIVVNDYEIAPELIDAFLLSMEMDLDKKTYNTEAYKTYIFGSAEVVGLMCLKVFCGDDEQLYRKLLPNACSLGSAFQKVNFLRDVKADLEERGRTYFPGIDFKNFTEADKHRIEADIKKDFDDGFEGIKRLPHGCRLGVYIAYCYYLQLFKKIASISAVTLMQKRIRISDTRKMSIYCTALIKQKLNTI is encoded by the coding sequence ATGAACCTGTATAATGAAACCTGCTTTGAATGCAGCAAGTTGGTAACCAGCAAATACAGCACTTCATTCAGCACGGGAATAAAAGCTTTTGATAAAAAATTCAGGAACCCGGTTTACGCCATTTACGGCTTTGTGCGGCTTGCTGATGAAATAGTTGATACTTTCCACTATTACGATAAGCAACAGCTCATTAAAGATTTCAGGTTGGAAACCTTTAAGGCCATTGAAGAAAGGATCAGCTTGAACCCCATCTTAAATTCCTTTCAGATCGTAGTAAATGATTACGAAATAGCTCCGGAACTGATAGACGCCTTCCTGCTATCCATGGAAATGGATTTGGATAAAAAGACCTATAACACCGAGGCTTACAAAACTTACATTTTTGGTTCGGCTGAGGTGGTTGGACTGATGTGCCTTAAGGTTTTTTGTGGTGATGATGAGCAATTATACCGTAAGTTATTGCCTAACGCCTGCAGCCTGGGTTCGGCATTTCAAAAGGTTAATTTTTTGCGGGACGTAAAAGCCGACCTTGAAGAACGAGGCCGCACCTATTTCCCGGGTATCGATTTTAAGAATTTTACCGAAGCAGATAAACACCGCATTGAAGCCGATATAAAAAAGGATTTTGACGATGGTTTTGAAGGGATAAAAAGATTGCCGCATGGCTGCCGCCTGGGAGTTTATATCGCTTACTGTTATTATTTGCAGTTATTTAAAAAAATAGCCAGCATATCCGCTGTTACTTTGATGCAAAAACGCATACGTATTTCTGATACCCGCAAAATGTCTATCTATTGCACGGCGCTTATCAAGCAAAAGCTAAACACTATTTGA